AAGCAAAACAAGACGGGCTCGGATGGCCAGCCGGTCGCCTCGAAGCTCCAGAAGGGCCGCAACGAGGTCCTGGGGGCGGGGCAGACTTACCTGGCGGGGCCCATCGCGGCCAACGGCTCGACGCACCTGGCTATCCTCACCTCAACGCTCCGCTCGGCCGGTCGCAAGTGGAACGCTCCGGACTGGCTGGTCTCCGGCGACCCAGCGGCGAACACTTATGCGTCGTCCCTCACGGCGGAGAGTCCCTTCGTGCTTTGGGTGAAACGCCGCCAGGCCCTGCTGTCGAGCTGCTTCAAACAAATCGTCTGGCGGGCTCTGCTGTGGGCGGCTCGCTGCAAGCAGATCTTCGCCGCAGGCCGGATCTGGACGGCCGAGGAGCTGATGGCCCTGATCGTGATCGAGGTGAATGCTCCCAGCCCGATCGCTCGCGATGCCCTGCAGGCCGCCCAGGCCAATCAGACGGCGATCGCTGCCGGTTGGAAATCGCAACGCATGGCAGCCGAGGAAGAGGGGATCGATTACGACCAGGTCGTTCGCGACCAGATCCAGCATGAGCAGGACATGATGGGCACCCGGCTCGATCTGAAGCTGCCCGATGATCCTCCGGGCAATCCGGCGGGAGGCGGCAATGCCTCCGCATAACGCTCTCAGCTTCGAGGCGGGCCAGCATAAGGATCAGGAGATCCTGCAGTCGCACATCGACTCCGCGGCCCGCTCGGTCGATCGAGCGACCCAGGACATCTGGAAGCAACTGATGGGGGTGATCCACTCCGATACCCCGCACTCCTCGGCGATCTATTTCCGAGCCCTGGCGGAGACCCGGAAGCTGGTCCCGGAGATCTTCTCCGAGCTCACCAAGCAATTCGTCCACCTGGCCGAGCTCTCTCACGATCTCACGCTAAAGGGCCTCGTCGATCGGCTGCCGCCGCAGTACCAGCGGATCCTGCAGGAGCGGGCCAATGCCGTTCGCAGTATGGTCGGCCAGGCTCTGCCCGGGAACTTGAATCGCTTCCATCCCTATCGGATCGATGAGCTGACGGGGGAGACGGTCGCCAACGAATTCACGCGTTATTTATTCCGGGCACCCTCGCAGCAGAAGGTCGGCGAGATCCTCCGCAAGAGCGGCTGGGAGGGCCGCTTCACTTCGCTCACGAAGATGGGCAAGCCGGAGCAGATGGCCACGATCATCCAGTCGGGATTTTCGCAGGGCCTGACGCCTCGGGAGATCGCCCGGGAATTGAAACCGATGATGGAGAACGCTTCCGCCTCGGCTCGGCGGGTCGCTCGCACCTTCGGCCAGGAGATCGCTCACTCGGTCCGCATGGACGCGTACGAGCAGCTCGGCGACCTGTCGGACGGCTACCAGATCCACGCCACCCACGACTCGAATACGCGACCGGAGCACATGCAAAGAGATGGCCGCAAGTACTGGAAGGATCCGACCAAGGGCC
The genomic region above belongs to Telmatocola sphagniphila and contains:
- a CDS encoding phage minor head protein, yielding MPPHNALSFEAGQHKDQEILQSHIDSAARSVDRATQDIWKQLMGVIHSDTPHSSAIYFRALAETRKLVPEIFSELTKQFVHLAELSHDLTLKGLVDRLPPQYQRILQERANAVRSMVGQALPGNLNRFHPYRIDELTGETVANEFTRYLFRAPSQQKVGEILRKSGWEGRFTSLTKMGKPEQMATIIQSGFSQGLTPREIARELKPMMENASASARRVARTFGQEIAHSVRMDAYEQLGDLSDGYQIHATHDSNTRPEHMQRDGRKYWKDPTKGQYTTAKMPRPPLEDDGTIAHNCRCWLSVMLAPLRSLRKAA